The DNA region gaatttcagataaatgtatggagatactttgtcccttttgaatctctgctttcctactgtcttcatccaatccttcatattcctttccatggcaagctgtatgtagggcatcaccgttgtcaatggctatttcccatcctctcagtgaaaatggtccaaatgctctatcacaagcacggctaatcatctgtcgattctcgatcatgtcagaatagaatccattgattcttttgcgtctgtcactacgcccaacactcgcgagtttgaagctcgtcacagtcattcaatccctgaatcctattctgaataccacagacaaggtttagactttctggattttcatgaatggccgccaatagattctagcttataccacgaagactctgatctcacggaatggaaggctcggttgtcaggtgaggGCAACCATGcctcgtgcatcaggaatccaagagatattcactctagctttcgcaggaagaacggacgtggttgtcaggcacgcgttcaatagaacggatgatgatgagtgtcacggatcatcacatccatcagattgaagtacgagtaatatcttagaatacgAATAACCTTGAATTGaaaagaagaataatagtaattgcattaatccttgaggtacagcagagctccacacccttaatctatggtgtaaagaaactccaccattgaaaatacataagtgatgttCCAGAcatgtgataaaccccatttgtagggtttatcttgtattgatttttggggattttatcaccttttacccacatttattcaatgaaatagcatggttttgtatattctcctttatttgtacttaagagtgaaaacatgctttttaggtcttaaaatagctaaatgtagTTTACCTTGatttcattagatgccttgatatgttttttaagtgatttcatatttaggaggcaaatattggatcaagggaatgaaaaaaatcatgtaaagttggagaactcatgaagaaatgatggaaccaaaaagcggtcaagcctgacctcttcacacttaattgaccataactagAGCTATAAATAtctaaatgatgcggttctagttgagttagaaagttaaaatccggggcttcgaaacgatataatatttgtcatagttgcatcgcgcataggggcgcgcacgcgcacagtacGTGGACGCgtcgatgatggcacatgacccacttaatgcaacttgtggccagcgattttagaagccttttgggcccaatccaactcatttctgatgctatttaagccaaggattgaagggaaatcaacatacttttgatcattagtcatagtttagttttagaagtagttttagagagaaaagctctcacttctctctaggattaggaattagggttagattagtaTCTCATAGTTCTAgatttaattcaagtctccttcaattggtgattgctacactttggttcttctttctatccctattctcttttgtaatttctcttattttgtttctaggtttcgtaattgagatactcttgttctctttgttttcttttaataatgcaatttgaggcaattcataataattgtgttttccttgattgttgttgttaattctttgcatttaattgttgttataattcattcttgtgttgtgatttaCTACACTTTTCATTtgcaccttccaagtgtttgatgaaatgcttgggagaatgttagaatagaattttatgttcttggcttgggaagataacttaggaactcttgagttactaatatccaagtgattgatagttgatagctggtgcacgaaattgcaatcacacttttgcaattctgcacaactaaccagcaagtgcactgggtcgtccaagtaataccttacgtgagtaagggtcgatcccacggagattgtcggcttgaagcaagctatggttatcttgtaactcttagtcaggatatcaataattctcaagtttaattgtgaaaaggagaagaacatgaaataaatacttgttttgcagtaatggagaacaggttgaggtttcggagatgctctatcttctgaatctctactttcctactgtcttcttcttcatgcacgcaaggctccttccatggcaagctgtatgtaaggtttcactgttgtcaatggctacctcccatcctctcagtgaaaatgttcaacgcagtctgtcacaacacggctaatcatctgtcggttctcaatcgggttggaatagaatccaatgattcttttgcgtctgtcactaacgcccagccctcaggagtttgaagctcatcacagtcattcaatccttaaatcctactcagaataccacagacaaggtttagaccttccggattctcttgaatgccgccatcaattctagcttataccacgaagactctgattaaggaatccaagagatattcactcaatctaaggtagaacggaggtggttgtcaggcacacattcataagtgagaatgatgatgagtgtcacggatcatcacattcatcaagttgaggaacaagtgatatcttagaatagaagcaagcgtgattgaatgaaaaacagtagtaattgcattaatctatcaagacacagcagagctcctcacccccaaccatggggtttagagactcatgccgtggacaatacaatgagaaatgtgtaatgtgtcatgaggtcaaGATataatgtcaaaaggtcctattaatagtgaactagtaacctaggatatacagaaatgagtaaatgacgtaaaaatccacttccggggtccacttggactgagcattgaagctttcatgtgtagagactttttctggagttaaacgccagcttttgtgccagtttgggcgtttaactccaatttttgtgccagttccggtgtttaaacgccaggatttctgaagctgatttgcaacaccgatttgggccatcaaatctcgggcaaagtatagactattatacatttctggaaagcccaggatgtctaatgtTCAACGCATTTCAGAgcttgccaattgggcttctgtagctccagaaaatctacttcgggtgcaaggaggtcagaatccaacagcatctgcagtccttttcagcctctgaatcagatttttgctcaggtccttcaatttcagccagaaaatacctgaaatcacagaaaaatacacaaactcatagtaaagcccagaaaagtgaattttaaataaaaactaataaaaacatactaaaaacaaactaaaatgtactaaaaacatactaaaaacagtgccaaaaagtgtataaattatccgctcatcaatagccattgactctagccttcattaattcaattagtgaactaggatttatggacttggattgatataactcacttgactttcctttgctattagttagaggatgacttagtgagattaatccttgctaCTATCATGATTGTGATTAGTGATAATGATATAGGTCCTTGATcatcaaaccttgccaagaccattttgttaataaaccccaaaataaacaagttcataaccaataacaagaacactaccctgcaagtcctttgagagatgacccgatgtttaaatacttcagtttataaatttaggggtttgttttagtgacaaacaatcttttgtatgaaaggattattgttggtctagaaactatactttacaacgagatttcattagtgaaattctaaaccgtcaaaaatccaatcatcagcatggccgagaggccagtccCCAATGTCTAAGAACTAAAAAGTCCAAAGATCAATCAAAAGAcctctagtacaatagtaaaaagttctatttatactaaactagctactagggttacattgataagtaaatgatgcataaatccacttctggggcccacttggtgtgtgcttgggctgagcttaatctttacacgtgcagaggcttctcttggagttaaacgctaagttgtaacgtgtttttggcgtttaactctggtttgtgacgtgtttctggcgttttactccagaatgcagcatgaaactggcgttgaacgccagtttgcattgaCTTGACTCGAATAAAGTACAGACtactatatatttctggaaattcctggatgtctactttcccacgccattgagagcgtgccatttggagttctgtagctccagaaaatccatttcgagtgcaaggaggtcagaatctaacagcatcagcagtcctttgtcagcctcttatcagatttttgctcaggtccctcaatttcagctagaaaatacctaaaatcacagaaaaacacacaaactcatagtaaagtctagaaatgtgaattttacataaaaaacaataaaaacatccctaaaagtagctagatcctactaaaaactacctaaaaataatgccaaaaagcgtataaattatccgctcatcagtgttccACCACAGATTTCATTAAAAACACATTGCAACcttcagcatgactagtcactcactccaaacaatcagagaagCTACTTAACAATTGTTTAGTTTCTAGCTCATAGTTTGTTTTATTaaattgattagtttttagtaaaagcacttgatgtttcatgcatgtatttactctgctgcatatagaagtaggcaaagaactaagtttggggTTCCCACACCAACTTAAGTCCAaaaaatcacaagcatacatgcatgctaaccatctctcaagtgcttggggaacaagcagcTTTCAATATCTCTTGCAGGAAGACACTCAATCTCTTGGAAGGAAGGGACACCATCATCTAAAGAGGTAAAGAAGGGCATAAAAGCTAAGGATGGTGATGACAAGAAGGAAAACAAGTGGACTctaagaggttgtattgttattTTACTGTCTTTAGCTTAGATGTGTTAATTGAAAGTGCAAATTGTGCCCCTGATGATTAGTGTCCTGTTAGTCATGAGTCATttgttgtttgtttatttttatggcTAGCTAGTTTAAGTGCTTTTATCATTTCATCTTACTTGAATTGTATACATTGTTccccatgcttgaataaaagaaaaattgttgtaaaatagaaaaagagtaaAGGTCTGTTTTGatagaaaatagaataaagttatgtggtggtatgtgctggtGCATTAGTTGATTCATGAATAAGGCTAGAGGTTGGCAAGATTTTGAgatatgaacttgagttacattCTATGAGTCTTGACAAATGAAAGAGGTCCATAATAAAAGAACGAAAatgcaagagaaagaaacaaaaaaaataaacaaggctgggcaccaatggcttgagatttggatatatgcctgtgatgctcttgtacaaagataagcATGGATAATTAAGTTCTAAAGGGTGCTTCATCACctagtaacttgggttaactaacctgggattgccacctgaaagtccaccatcaagagctactttgagacagagcatttagtgacccaaagaggtgctgggcatcaattttCAAAGAATGAAACaagctaaatgcctgtgatgtttgtgtgctaaggagaggcttgagcaagtaggtccttaggggtgtcttaacacctagcatcttgaaccaactggggcgGGAATGCTGGCTAAAAGCTTACTTTAAAAAGCTGCGTTAACATATAGCATAAAGCCTCAACTAAACAATAAAGCTCAAataaaaagagagcaagaaaaactaAGGACCAAATCATAACAACTCACattttttttgtgtaattcaagtGAGGATCCAAAGGAGTGTCCATACGTCAGCTACAAATGAAAATCACTAAGATACCATGCATGGAAACCCCATTAATCAGAATTGAATGTCTTCCAATAAAGGCCTATACCTCTCTCTGTTTTCATTCATTCTCCTtatgttttactgcttgcttgggaacaaacaagatttaagtttggtgttgtgatgacaagtcatcttaggctagtttcacaagcctttttcatctatTTACTTGGTTTTCgtgcatttcttaggcaataagtaagtgtttggatAAAAATTCATgtttgtcttgattcaatcaaacatggttaAATTGGTGCATTTTCataagatttatgcaagaattgtatgatgatatgaatgatgcaagatttgatgattatgccaaggctttgatgtatctgtttggttgatgacacgccagaaagaagcagagaAGTGGAGAAGAGCACCTTAGCGCTACGCTCTCTTTTAAAGAGCGCTACGTTCTtcaacgatgcgtacgcgtatGAAATGTATACGCGTAGAATGGCGTTTGCGaaaaggcacgcgtacgcgtgaaggacGTGTAGGTGTGGAAGGGATCAGCGCTCTTCAGCCATAAGCACTACGCTCTCTTTCAAGGAGTGCCTGCGATACTTTCAAAAATGGGATCGAAGATTTGCCACCGACGGgcatgcgtggggcacgcgtacgcattgGTGTGACAATATTGATGGagtatgcgatcgcgtggatcaaGCAGCAGCATGGAAGGGGACTTTTTAAAGATTCACGCATACGCGTAGGTGACACTTACGCGTGGAAGAGCACTCTCGATGCGAACGCTACGCTCTCCTTAAGAGCGTTGAAGGCGACGTGTACAcgtgtatgacgcatacgcgtcgatgtgcCAAAATGTAAAGGACACGCATGAATAtaggacgtgtacgcgtgggtgtatGAGCGCTCTGCTTTCCTGAAAGCGCTACGTTCTCTTGGGAGCTGATTGGTCCAACTAAAGAGAAAGCCCACTTGAATCCATATCCAAGTACACTAAAGACCCATTTTGGGATGAGAAAAAGAGTATAAATATAAGAAGGTTTGAAGAAAATAGGGGTCTGAGTAGTtggcagtaggagtaggagtaggagtagaggctggaggattagagactccagagctctcttggaggattagagactccaaagagcttagcttagagtttctttttcttttctgcacttttacatttcagtTGTATTGGATTCAGTTTAGTTTATGCAAATTCAACTTCTTACACATCTCTTCTGCAATTTTCCTTTCTGCAATTTTACATCTGCTTTGGCATTGAGATtgatttacattcaagcaatttaaatTTACTGCAAGTGTTCTCAAAGCGATGATCCATTAATCCCACTTCattaggggaggagctctattataattcacatgattgagtgaacttcttcttcttctcaattgttTTGGTATCTATAGGATATTCTCTGTTTTAATTGACATTCATTCACTCCTGAAGGGTGTTTGAATctgttgaatgcttgtgtgagcctcggaagggtaATCATGGGCATTAGAATTGgggctctatccttcacaattctcttgaCCAACACTATTCAGGAAGAATTgaggtcttgagaatttgtgtggcttatggatgagagacatacacttaacctcttctcatgacaattggatcaaggaattgataagattgattgtgattagagagattagattgccaagaaattgggatccaatcaatttcaatctgccatagatctactcatatgattgagaaaggagttgagacccatttgatttaCTGTgtattatgatatctccaatccctaatgaatcatGTTCTCTGTTATTTCTCAGCTTCATTTAatattctgccatttactttaagcactttaaatttcttgcaatttatattctgcTAATCTAATTCCActcaattcaccactgttagcttgactaaactaatcaacatactaaagttgcttgatccatcaatccctgtgggatcaacctcactccggtgagttttattatttgatgcgacccggtatacttgccggttagtttgtgttgaattaattttcattcatcaatacaccacctcaagactttcaccaatatgaaccatctTCCAATTATAGTTTggtgccttagtgagaattcggcTTGCTTACCACCAGGAGGAAATTACTATGATCAACTTAAAGACggatgtgaaaacaaagtgtgggatcccagattacAAGAGAagcatcaattttgggagctcatagttTGGTTGCCCGCGATTTGCCCCCGACCCATAGCTTGTCGGATGAGTCGTGGCAAGTTGAGAGGTTGCTCTGTGAGAATGCACCAGACGAGAATGGCCATGTCAGTAGTGAAAGTagactcatgagtgctcagaaaTATGTAGTGGGACATGATTTGTGGCCACACTCGAGCCTCCAAAGTGAGAGCTTGGGTGGAGATGCTCTTGGGTCGAGTCCGGTGTTGCCCATAGATCCAATTGCTGCCAAGTTAGGCGATGACTCTAAGGACGTTATTCCAATCAaactggtatgtctggcgctcaAGCTGGGCCTCTTGATAGGCATCCAACACCTCCGGGCTAGGTAAGAGATCAAGTACTCGTTGAATGGCACCTTCTAAGACAGGGCCTTGCTTTTGGCGCACATAGACTGACTGCAAGGTAGGCGAGTGATAGTTGgcgtagaactcaactacccaagagagattggCTTCTCGCGACTGCCTTCTTAAGAATCCCCACTGTCTCTTTCAATGCGGGGCACTACAAAGTCAATGAAGTGCGCTGGAAGAATGAGGAGGTGCTCATTATGGTAGTTTCTCTCTGCAAAGACGGGGAATAATCCACTCACAGTAGTTGTTAGTGAATCGCGCGGATTCACGTGCAGGAGATGCCTTCTCCACTTCATCAACTCGGATGGTCCTCTTCACCCGCTTAGTAGGTGGCTTGACTCTTGTGGATGGTTGCGCCTTAGCCGGTACTCTTTTAGTTGCCTTCTTCACTGGTGTCTTGTAAGaagccttctcttttcctctcttgatggccatcctgaagaaggaagaaagagaaggaatGTCAAATTTAGATAGCTAAAAACTGGAAGGAAGAAagtccaagtgataatgaatgtcAAAGAAAATGATAgtgtcttaaatacatggtagctacaacatgcaagtaagACATCAAGTAAAATCATGAAGGCATATCATAACAACTAGATGCAAGAGGgataaaagcatgcaagtaacaAGCATGAGAAGaatagctcaagcatcaatatCAACAAGAATAGTCACATGCAATAAAATAGTGAGCACGTTTTAGATgacaattaatgaatattaaactCAATACACATGGATTGTAagggttgtgaaaaagaggcaatAAGGTTcaagaataaaatagaaaataaatcaaaataccatgagagctttttcacaacacttggtgtgcaaattAAAAATAGGAAGTAGGGTAATCAATCCAAGTGTATAGGAGACCCAAAATAATATGCCAATTATCTAAGCACACCTCATAACACAAACAAGCTAAGAGATAGCAAAATAATCACCCAAATAAAATTTCAACACCAACATAATAtagaactaaaattaaataaaatagtcaagtgtaagaaataaaagaagaatgaaagagtagaagagaggaagaaaagaaaccttAAAGAGAAGTTGAAAATAGGGGGGTAAATGAGAGTAAGAATAAGAGAAGAGGAGtaggaagagaaaaaaaagaaggaaaggaaattGTGGCTACCGGAGTTGGTGGTTTCCGGTGGTAGTCCGCCGGTGATGATggagggaaaagaagaagaaggaagtaagaaggaagaaagaaaacgaATGAAgaggaattaggattagaaagAAAAGAGTGTAGCAAGGGCGGCGCGCTGAATTAAGTGATTCGGCGCTTACGATGCGTGCGTGTCGCCCTCGTGCACGCATGGGTAAGCAGTAATCTCAATGATGCGTAAGCGTCGATCACACGTATGCGTGACTACTCGTCGTGCCAGACGCACGATTCCAGCATTataccagcacaactctctgttcaatgtaCCAAAGTGCACCGAATTTGAATACCACGCGTACGAGTCGCTGGCGTACATGCGTGGAGTGACAAATTTGCTAGTGATGCATACGCATGGATCACGGGTACGCATGCGCTAGGCACCCTACCCACACAGTtccagcgtaactctctgttcattatAGTAGAGAACGCAAACCTCCACatgacgcgtgcgtgtcattGACGCTTACGCATCAGCTGcaactttctcttcttttttttttaataaaagggaAACATGCTtaagtaaaaattaataaagacaaagaacgaaataaacataagcacataaataaaatagaattataaaaaagaaagatcataccatggtgggttgcctcccatctagcacttttctttaacatccttaagttggacggccCATAGGCTCAATCCTCTTCCCTTGCTGgatccttcaagaggaagatctccagcCCCATGTTGTTCTTCATCTTCGCACCATGATACAGTTTCAAACGGTAGCCATTGACTTTGAAGAAGGTGGGGCTTGAGGGGTGACTTAGGTGGACAAGTCCGTACGGTTCTACCTTCTCCACCACGTAGGGTCCATCCCACCTTGACCTCAGCTTGCCTGGCAAtaatctcaaccttgagttgtagagAAGGACTTGATCCCCAGctctaaactctcttctcttgatgttcttGTCATGTACCGCTGTCACCTTCTCCTCGTAGAGCCCTCAGTTCTCATACACATCTAGTCGAAGGCACTTTAATTCCTCCAGTTGCAATTTTCTTTCAATTCCGACTCCTCCCAATCCTGAGTTGAATTCCTTCACAAcccaataagctttgtgtttTACTTCTAccggaaggtggcaagcctttctgtAGACTAGCCGGAACGGACTCATGGTGCCGGGTGTCTTGTAAGCTGTTCGATAAGCCCACAGCGCATCTTCAAGCCTAGAGCTCCAGTCCCTTCTGTGAGGTTTGACAATCTTCTCCAGTATGCACTTGATCTCTttattagacacctcggcttggccATTTGTTTGGCAAAAGTAAGTCGTCGCCACCTTATGAATGATGCCATGTTTCTTCAACAAACCTGTCATTCTTCTGTTAAAAACATGAGaaccttgatcactcacgattgctcgtagtgatctaaagcgacaaataatattattcctaacaaaagaaacaacaacgttagcatcatcagtacgggtaggaattgcctccactcatttagaaacataatcaacagctaacAAAATGTATAAGAAACAATTCCGGTtcagaaatggacccatgaagtaaataccccaaacataaaaaatttcacaaaaaaacatgagttgttggggcatctcatccctcttggatatgtttcCAAACCTTTGTCATTGGTGGCAAGAGTCACAGAAAATattagcatccttaaaaagtgtgggccaccaaaatccgcagtctaaaatttttctcgCAGTTCTTTGAGGTCCAAAGTATCCACCACTCTCAAAAGAGTGTtaggcctctaaaattgactggatTTTGGATTGTGGAACACAcctaattatttggtcagcaccacatctccacaaatatgggtcatcccatatgtaaTACTTGGACTTGCTTTTAAGCGTGtccttttgatgcttagaaaaatttggaggaaaggtatgactaaccaaataattagctatggGTGCATACTAAAGAACCACCTCAGATATTGCTTGTAAGCTATCAAGTGGAaatgcatcattgataggagagGAGTCACCTTTAATATGTTCTTGGCCCGCCCCCAAATTTTGGGAGCCACTCCTCTCTTTGatctctaaatcaaactcttgcaataacaatatccaacggattaaccttggtttggactctttcttAGCTAACAGGTATTTCAAATCCGCATGGTCTGAATATACTACCACTTTGGTTCTAAgaaaataagctcggaatttatctaaagcaaaaacaatagctaaaagttctttttcagtggtagtataattagaccgGGCGCCATCTAATgttttagaagcataagcaataatATAAGGGTCCTTACCTTTGCACTGAGCCagcatgatgccagggcatcttggcctgTTTCACTGAccctttctttactattttagggtagtttcatgcaatttcttagtaaataagcaagttttgggtagatatacaCTTACATCACTACAACATTTTCAGGTTAAGGcaacatttaaaaagtgttgcctaaaggctgacaaaaggttgCTTTTGATCTATGGCAATACTTTTGGATCTAAGGCAACGTTTTTGGACGGCGTTGCATATGCAGCCGTTGCCTTAGATGAAGGCAacacttttttgtttcaaaagcaacgcttttgagagcaacacttggtaagtgttgcctttggttgaaaaacaacaacacttcAAAGGTGTGTTTGAAACAACACTTTTGCAGTGTTGTCTCTTCTCTCGTATTTTGATCACTACTAAAAAGTGTTGACTATTTGTAATAAAATGCAACTCTTTTACGTGTTGCTTATAAGTTAGAATTTGCAATCCTTTGAAGTGTTGCCTATTAATTTTGAATATGCAACTCTTTAAAGtattgccttttcttttggatataGATGCAACCTAAACAAGTGttgctttttttttgtatatgcaaccatacaagtgttgtctaatattcaaaatatacaaCTAATAAAAGGGTTtcctttttgataaaaataaaaattatttttgtaataaaaatacaaaaaaaataaaatttacaataattttttttgttcatacatgtgtaattattttaattaataaataaatttgtgtaaaatagaaaaaaattataaaagagacaaaataactaacaataaaattctaattaaaatagatattaaaaacttcaattagtatttcaaatacatgttcatcaataattctcaacaaaataaaattcttgtctaacaataattgtcataacaaaatagtaattaatatttgTCAAAAAGATGTCAATCTACttgcatattttatatctatGCTTGACTTGTCCCATATGCTAAATCTGTAAATAatacacaacaaaaaataaacaacttatcattaaaactaaaaaattataataaaattttttaatgatattaAATACTATAGATATAAAAGCAATAAATATGTCTAAAAAACTCCTAAAGTGG from Arachis hypogaea cultivar Tifrunner chromosome 10, arahy.Tifrunner.gnm2.J5K5, whole genome shotgun sequence includes:
- the LOC140175641 gene encoding uncharacterized protein, encoding MTGLLKKHGIIHKVATTYFCQTNGQAEVSNKEIKCILEKIVKPHRRDWSSRLEDALWAYRTAYKTPGTMSPFRLVYRKACHLPVEVKHKAYWVVKEFNSGLGGVGIERKLQLEELKCLRLDVYEN